One segment of Capnocytophaga sp. oral taxon 878 DNA contains the following:
- a CDS encoding TerC family protein, whose amino-acid sequence MEFLFSADALVALITLTFLEIVLGIDNVIFISIVTGKLPEHQRKGATRLGLFLAMFMRIGLLLGVSYLIKLKDPLISFDWGWFSAHFNGQALILLAGGIFLLYKSTKEIHAKVNHIEHVTQSDEPQARQHASFGGTIIQILLIDIIFSVDSILTAVGMTNGINGALYLMITAVVLSVAIMMLFANPVGNFVNRNPSIQILALSFLILIGFMLITESMHLSEAVLAGQTVGAVPKGYLYFAIAFSLGVEFLNMRMRKKNNN is encoded by the coding sequence ATGGAATTCCTTTTTTCAGCCGATGCCCTTGTGGCGCTCATTACCCTAACCTTTTTAGAAATAGTTTTAGGGATTGATAATGTGATATTTATATCAATAGTTACCGGTAAGCTGCCCGAGCATCAGCGCAAAGGCGCCACCCGCTTAGGGCTCTTTTTAGCTATGTTTATGCGCATAGGGTTGCTCTTAGGCGTATCCTACCTTATAAAGTTAAAAGACCCCCTCATCAGTTTCGATTGGGGCTGGTTCTCAGCTCATTTTAACGGACAGGCTCTCATATTGCTCGCCGGTGGTATTTTCTTGCTGTACAAATCTACCAAAGAAATCCACGCCAAAGTAAACCATATCGAACACGTTACCCAGTCCGATGAGCCTCAAGCTCGCCAGCACGCCTCATTTGGCGGTACAATTATACAAATACTACTCATCGATATCATCTTCTCAGTCGATAGTATCCTCACCGCCGTAGGTATGACCAATGGAATTAACGGCGCTCTGTACCTAATGATTACAGCAGTCGTGCTTTCAGTAGCCATAATGATGCTCTTTGCCAACCCCGTAGGCAACTTCGTGAACCGCAATCCTTCAATACAAATATTAGCCCTTTCATTCCTGATACTCATCGGCTTTATGCTCATCACCGAGAGTATGCACCTTTCCGAAGCCGTACTCGCTGGGCAAACCGTAGGGGCGGTACCTAAGGGCTACTTGTACTTTGCCATCGCCTTCTCATTAGGAGTTGAGTTCCTCAATATGAGAATGCGAAAAAAAAACAATAACTAA